One Microbacterium sp. zg-B96 genomic region harbors:
- a CDS encoding amino-acid N-acetyltransferase: MSSFTVRAARTSDVRGILAMLDPYVQRRILLGKDIVVLYESVQQFVVAESDGVLVGCGALHVLWEDLGEVRTLIVVDDWLHRGVGRAIVDHLENDARELGLSRLFCLTFEVDFFRARGFAPIGEHIVDPDVYSQLLRSPDEGIAEFLDLAHVKPNTLGNTRMLKHL, encoded by the coding sequence GTGAGCAGTTTCACCGTCCGCGCCGCACGTACCTCCGACGTCCGCGGCATCCTGGCGATGCTCGACCCCTATGTGCAGCGGCGCATTCTGCTCGGCAAGGACATCGTCGTACTGTACGAATCGGTGCAGCAGTTCGTCGTCGCCGAATCCGACGGTGTGCTCGTCGGGTGCGGCGCGCTGCACGTGCTGTGGGAAGACCTCGGTGAGGTGCGCACGCTCATCGTGGTGGACGACTGGCTGCACCGTGGCGTCGGCCGCGCGATCGTCGATCACCTCGAGAACGACGCCCGGGAACTGGGCCTGTCGCGGCTGTTCTGCCTCACGTTCGAGGTGGACTTCTTCCGCGCCCGCGGTTTCGCGCCCATCGGCGAGCACATCGTCGACCCCGACGTGTACTCCCAGCTGCTGCGCAGCCCCGACGAGGGCATCGCCGAGTTCCTCGATCTGGCGCACGTGAAGCCGAACACCCTCGGCAACACGCGCATGCTCAAGCACCTGTAA